The Ktedonobacteraceae bacterium genome contains a region encoding:
- a CDS encoding DUF4012 domain-containing protein — MPSRNKKLFKTPFLRAMRHIPTEETAPTQKDISLIETLPHAATSDDTAVQQPSTRQDQPSSSIVPSSEPSSQQESAPAPLAPDVQAPAEEESLSWQDISLLVTAPGKAIRRITTRARPRHIAGSARRRVKRARERRLSRRTRLVLIVSLLGILAPGVIFAIGVGANAYVMFNYAMHGVQHIQKVQAIFANVKSDPHELVDASRLHAAQAELVAAEGQFERLHSALVNDAFVNGMPFFGTQVTSARALSQIGVDASRMGVKLSKMLLVLAPSFSSSMAANTSKPLITPGMYATITATVGSILPDLDDMRAQAQILSPGALPLSASQRALLGEVVQVVPQVQEVVTQLYTLRDGLGWLLGVGTPRTFLVETMDRAELRPTGGFTGQFGELITNGARITPPALRNIGPIEENNPNSPVNGALAPAAYRSWWPIPNWGLRDANLSADFPTSAQMIMRQYQFEFGRQLDGVIMFTPFAIEHILQITGPITMSAYHDTITAQNLEQRLHYYQLDNAGIRHEEVVSHIADPQEARKIFTQQLASALISRVTHAPTSQLVEIARGLFYDMQAKDVEVYVSNAQLEQYLVQHGDAALVEQGTSSDGLYVVQANVSASKASQYVRTMIDDAVTLNATGGARHVMRLRLVYTQIGPVYGLDTYRDYVRVYVPPGSQFLWGDGFDTGMPLCGAGFGSCPRYDAYGNGDLLCPAGQFEPGAATSMLDDPYAGSNHPLDTVGPPTNFTSDVPGRAMFGGWVVIPKNCTMTVTLSWYVPPPGHGRYSLLVQRQAATFPELDLTILPAPGACEALKTAGLRFEGVMSGPDLTFTVKPSSTTSCYPQVPV; from the coding sequence ATGCCATCGCGAAATAAAAAACTGTTTAAGACCCCATTCCTGCGTGCGATGAGGCACATACCAACTGAGGAAACGGCTCCTACGCAAAAAGATATCTCGCTGATCGAAACGCTGCCACACGCGGCAACCTCTGATGATACTGCTGTCCAGCAACCTTCTACACGGCAAGACCAGCCATCCAGCTCTATTGTTCCTTCTAGTGAACCATCTTCACAGCAGGAAAGCGCGCCTGCTCCGCTTGCACCTGATGTTCAAGCACCAGCTGAAGAGGAATCTCTTAGCTGGCAGGATATCTCGCTGCTGGTGACGGCTCCTGGTAAGGCGATACGACGCATTACGACGAGGGCGCGTCCCAGGCATATCGCCGGGAGCGCACGCAGGCGGGTGAAGAGGGCGAGGGAGCGCAGGTTGAGCAGGCGGACACGCCTGGTGCTGATCGTGAGCCTGCTAGGGATATTGGCACCTGGAGTGATTTTTGCGATCGGCGTGGGGGCCAACGCGTATGTGATGTTCAATTACGCGATGCACGGAGTGCAGCATATACAGAAAGTACAGGCGATCTTTGCAAATGTGAAGAGCGATCCGCATGAGCTGGTGGATGCAAGTAGATTACACGCGGCACAGGCGGAGCTGGTGGCGGCAGAAGGGCAGTTTGAGCGCTTGCATAGCGCGCTGGTAAATGATGCGTTTGTGAATGGTATGCCATTTTTCGGTACGCAGGTGACTTCGGCGCGCGCACTGAGCCAGATAGGGGTGGATGCATCGCGAATGGGCGTGAAACTGAGCAAGATGCTGCTGGTGCTGGCGCCGTCGTTTAGTAGTTCGATGGCGGCGAATACGAGCAAGCCGTTGATTACGCCGGGGATGTATGCGACGATTACGGCGACTGTGGGGTCGATTTTGCCGGACCTGGATGATATGCGGGCGCAGGCACAAATCCTCTCTCCTGGCGCTTTGCCGTTGAGCGCATCCCAACGGGCGCTGTTAGGGGAGGTTGTACAGGTAGTGCCGCAGGTGCAGGAGGTTGTGACGCAGCTCTATACATTGCGAGATGGGTTGGGATGGTTGCTCGGCGTAGGGACGCCGCGGACGTTTCTGGTGGAGACGATGGACCGGGCGGAGTTGCGACCAACGGGGGGATTTACGGGGCAATTTGGAGAGTTGATTACAAATGGAGCGCGCATTACGCCACCCGCGCTAAGGAATATTGGGCCGATTGAGGAGAATAATCCGAATAGTCCGGTGAATGGCGCGCTGGCCCCGGCGGCGTACCGTTCATGGTGGCCGATTCCGAACTGGGGATTGCGCGACGCGAACCTTTCGGCGGATTTTCCTACTTCGGCGCAAATGATCATGCGGCAGTACCAGTTCGAGTTCGGGCGGCAGCTGGATGGGGTGATAATGTTTACGCCTTTCGCGATTGAACATATTTTGCAGATCACCGGGCCGATTACGATGAGCGCGTACCACGATACGATTACAGCACAAAATCTGGAGCAGCGGCTGCATTATTATCAACTTGATAATGCGGGCATCCGGCATGAGGAGGTGGTATCGCATATTGCGGATCCGCAGGAGGCACGCAAGATTTTTACACAACAACTGGCGAGCGCATTGATTAGCCGTGTGACGCATGCTCCGACGAGCCAGCTGGTGGAGATTGCGCGAGGGCTGTTCTATGATATGCAGGCGAAGGATGTGGAGGTATATGTGTCGAATGCGCAATTGGAGCAGTACCTGGTGCAGCATGGGGACGCGGCACTGGTGGAGCAGGGGACGAGTTCCGATGGGCTATATGTAGTGCAGGCGAATGTGAGCGCGAGCAAGGCGTCGCAGTATGTACGGACAATGATTGATGACGCGGTGACGCTGAATGCAACGGGCGGGGCGAGGCATGTAATGCGGCTGCGGCTTGTCTATACACAGATCGGCCCGGTGTACGGGCTGGATACCTACCGGGATTATGTGCGCGTGTATGTGCCGCCGGGGAGCCAGTTCCTGTGGGGCGATGGCTTTGATACGGGTATGCCTTTGTGTGGAGCAGGATTTGGGAGCTGCCCGCGCTATGACGCGTATGGCAATGGTGATTTGCTGTGCCCTGCCGGGCAGTTTGAGCCGGGGGCGGCGACGTCGATGCTGGATGATCCGTATGCAGGCAGCAACCATCCGCTGGATACGGTGGGGCCGCCAACGAACTTTACGAGCGATGTGCCGGGGCGCGCGATGTTCGGCGGCTGGGTGGTGATCCCCAAGAACTGTACGATGACGGTAACGCTCTCCTGGTATGTTCCACCGCCGGGTCACGGACGCTATTCGCTGCTTGTGCAGCGGCAGGCCGCCACCTTCCCTGAACTGGATCTGACCATTCTGCCGGCGCCTGGGGCTTGCGAGGCGCTAAAGACGGCGGGTCTGCGTTTTGAGGGCGTAATGAGCGGCCCGGATTTGACCTTCACGGTCAAACCATCCAGCACGACCAGTTGCTACCCGCAGGTGCCGGTATGA
- a CDS encoding LCP family protein, with translation MKSQFVKFPTSYKHYHKNDGNNNYGNGRPDPDGLPHVGPTPNLQMQSAVNSMAGNAPSAAPPSPSGQFPDTPARGLLSGWNPPQEQAASHLQHANGSALAELATNKQPAVQAQPAPISPAHGPGWYQNLQQPASSWPWGAPPRSQQQLSSPAPFPVQQSPAQRPPAPAASLAPFYSSQGPAPQSSTAAPAGSRNGSAGGPPRGKKKQRKKRRFPMWARVLVAVFGVILLLVGGAAGYLYFTFSPSVNNIVGQQVQRARGEEDPNASRNGADILSGPRINILLLGSDTDEKFTNADGSHSYLAQTDIVVTIDPATKSVGMLSIPRDFYINVPGYGMHKLDEAYALGGVASGNADYSPGGVALSRYTIEQDFGIPINYYAWIGLTGFVQVINTVGGVDVDVTHPITDDNYPDDVGNSKDPYGYMRLYIPPGPQHLDGITALEYVRSRHADLVGDFGRSARQQQVLSALKTKLNNPDIIGKLPTIANDLNGYVKTDMQLSDVFKLMNFARSINPNSINKVILDAPYSSTGTLPGGESVVFPNCAKIVPVISKMFDLGSKAACNIQGSTGNTSVAGVSPASSPQVAPVAEIPQVSSDSLQTASQLASMSMMSLFAGGDQYDFSGIHSLLDLLLLTVFEAPQALQV, from the coding sequence TTGAAATCTCAATTTGTAAAATTTCCCACGTCATACAAACACTACCATAAGAACGATGGGAACAACAACTATGGGAATGGCAGGCCAGACCCGGATGGTCTCCCACATGTCGGGCCTACCCCCAATCTTCAAATGCAAAGCGCTGTCAATTCGATGGCCGGCAATGCTCCATCAGCTGCTCCACCATCGCCATCCGGCCAGTTTCCTGATACTCCTGCCAGGGGCTTGCTTTCGGGTTGGAATCCGCCTCAGGAGCAAGCAGCGAGTCATCTCCAGCACGCTAATGGCAGCGCATTGGCAGAATTGGCGACCAATAAACAGCCCGCCGTCCAGGCACAGCCCGCTCCTATTTCGCCGGCTCACGGGCCTGGATGGTATCAGAACCTGCAGCAACCGGCCTCTTCATGGCCGTGGGGAGCGCCGCCGCGCTCACAGCAGCAGTTAAGCTCCCCGGCCCCCTTCCCGGTGCAGCAATCCCCTGCTCAGCGACCACCGGCGCCCGCTGCCTCCCTCGCGCCATTTTACTCGTCGCAGGGGCCCGCCCCGCAATCATCAACCGCCGCGCCCGCAGGCTCTCGCAATGGCTCCGCCGGCGGCCCGCCGCGTGGCAAAAAAAAGCAGCGTAAAAAGCGTCGCTTCCCCATGTGGGCGCGCGTCCTCGTCGCCGTCTTCGGTGTGATCCTGCTCCTGGTTGGTGGCGCTGCCGGCTACCTCTACTTCACCTTCTCGCCCTCCGTCAACAACATCGTTGGCCAGCAAGTGCAGCGCGCCAGGGGCGAAGAAGACCCCAACGCCAGCCGCAACGGCGCCGATATCTTGAGCGGCCCGCGCATCAACATCCTCTTGCTTGGCAGCGATACCGACGAAAAATTTACCAACGCTGATGGTAGCCACAGCTACCTCGCACAGACCGATATTGTCGTTACCATCGACCCCGCTACCAAAAGCGTCGGCATGCTCTCTATACCACGCGACTTCTACATCAACGTGCCCGGCTACGGTATGCATAAGCTCGACGAAGCCTACGCCCTGGGGGGCGTCGCCAGCGGCAACGCCGACTACAGCCCCGGCGGCGTTGCCCTCAGCCGTTACACTATCGAACAGGATTTCGGCATCCCCATCAACTACTATGCCTGGATCGGCCTTACCGGCTTCGTCCAGGTCATCAACACCGTTGGCGGCGTCGATGTCGATGTCACCCATCCCATCACCGACGACAACTATCCCGACGATGTCGGCAACTCCAAAGACCCCTATGGCTACATGCGCCTCTATATCCCGCCAGGCCCGCAGCACCTCGACGGCATCACCGCCCTCGAATACGTCCGTTCGCGCCACGCCGACCTCGTCGGTGACTTCGGTCGCTCCGCGCGCCAGCAGCAGGTACTCAGCGCCTTAAAAACCAAGCTCAACAACCCCGACATCATCGGCAAGTTGCCCACCATTGCTAATGACCTCAATGGCTATGTCAAAACCGACATGCAGCTCAGCGATGTCTTCAAACTCATGAACTTTGCCCGCAGCATCAATCCGAATAGTATCAACAAGGTCATCCTCGATGCGCCCTACTCAAGCACAGGCACCCTGCCAGGTGGCGAATCGGTCGTCTTTCCCAATTGCGCCAAAATCGTTCCCGTCATCTCCAAAATGTTTGATCTAGGCAGCAAAGCCGCCTGCAATATTCAGGGGAGCACCGGCAACACATCCGTCGCCGGCGTTTCACCAGCATCATCACCGCAGGTAGCCCCGGTTGCTGAGATTCCTCAGGTCAGCAGCGACAGCCTGCAAACAGCAAGTCAACTGGCAAGCATGAGCATGATGAGTCTCTTCGCAGGTGGCGATCAGTATGACTTTTCCGGCATCCACAGCCTGCTTGATCTACTACTACTGACAGTCTTTGAAGCACCTCAAGCCTTACAGGTCTAA
- a CDS encoding protein kinase, whose amino-acid sequence MSQFEGALIAGRYEIREHIATGGMASVFKTWDHRVERLVAIKVLRSLDKNDSRAVERFRREARAAAALAHPNAVTIYDFVEEFGQYFLVMEYIHGPTLKQLIAQRRHLLAHETLEIAAQVCAVLQVAHERRFIHRDIKPQNIMLVTNGAPANAGTGANALLVKLTDFGIVRVAEDAGLTNSGIVLGTADYLSPEQARGETLTASSDLYSLGVVMFEMLAGRPPFVGPTAVSIAMQHASTNPPSLHQFNANVPPALEQIVMKALEKEPENRFLSAAEMQQALRYCAKELYARASSTTPAPQFMPRNFLPPGGARSL is encoded by the coding sequence TTGAGTCAATTTGAGGGCGCATTAATTGCGGGACGATACGAAATTCGTGAACATATTGCCACCGGTGGCATGGCGAGCGTTTTCAAAACCTGGGATCACCGTGTGGAGCGCCTGGTTGCCATTAAAGTCTTGCGGTCGCTGGATAAGAACGACTCGCGAGCCGTTGAACGTTTCCGGCGTGAAGCGCGCGCAGCTGCAGCCCTTGCCCATCCCAATGCCGTCACAATCTACGATTTCGTAGAGGAGTTCGGACAATATTTTCTGGTCATGGAATACATCCACGGCCCAACCCTGAAGCAATTGATTGCGCAGCGCCGCCACCTGCTGGCGCACGAAACGTTGGAGATCGCGGCCCAGGTTTGCGCCGTGCTGCAGGTAGCTCACGAGCGACGCTTCATCCACCGTGATATTAAGCCACAGAATATCATGCTGGTAACAAATGGCGCACCCGCCAACGCCGGAACGGGAGCCAACGCCCTGCTCGTGAAGCTCACCGATTTTGGCATCGTGCGTGTTGCCGAGGATGCCGGCCTGACCAACAGTGGCATCGTGCTGGGAACGGCGGACTATCTTTCGCCTGAACAGGCCAGGGGGGAAACCCTGACCGCCTCTTCCGATCTTTATTCGTTAGGTGTGGTGATGTTTGAAATGCTGGCCGGGCGACCTCCTTTTGTCGGGCCAACCGCTGTATCAATAGCGATGCAGCATGCCTCGACCAACCCGCCATCGCTGCACCAGTTCAACGCCAATGTGCCACCCGCGCTTGAGCAAATTGTGATGAAGGCCCTGGAAAAAGAGCCGGAGAATCGTTTTCTCTCTGCCGCCGAAATGCAGCAGGCGCTGCGCTATTGCGCGAAAGAATTATACGCGCGCGCCAGTTCGACGACTCCGGCGCCGCAGTTCATGCCGCGCAACTTTCTACCTCCTGGTGGAGCGCGGTCCCTGTAG
- a CDS encoding RidA family protein, whose product MERTAIHTTSAPAAIGPYNQAIRCGDLIYTSGQIALDPATGELVGEDIEAQTHRVLQNLQAVLSSAGSSLSNVIKTTVFLAQMSDFQAMNAVYAGYFEGIAPARSTVAVAELPRKARVEIECIALAV is encoded by the coding sequence ATGGAACGCACAGCGATTCATACCACTTCGGCTCCGGCAGCGATTGGTCCATACAATCAGGCCATTCGTTGCGGAGATTTGATTTATACGTCCGGCCAGATTGCGCTTGATCCGGCCACCGGAGAGCTAGTGGGCGAAGATATCGAAGCGCAGACGCATCGCGTACTGCAAAACCTGCAGGCGGTGCTGAGCAGCGCCGGATCATCACTCTCCAACGTCATAAAGACAACAGTTTTTCTTGCGCAGATGAGTGACTTCCAGGCTATGAATGCAGTATATGCCGGCTATTTCGAGGGCATCGCGCCCGCGCGTTCGACAGTAGCGGTTGCTGAACTGCCCCGCAAGGCGCGTGTCGAAATTGAATGTATTGCGCTCGCCGTATAG
- the dnaA gene encoding chromosomal replication initiator protein DnaA — MNAAAIWQATLDRLETTPIDTVCKTWLQSAYLMNNATIGADDIDAAFLPAQDEVLYFTLAVPGTLARDMIITRWRRTVEDILADVTGQPVVIAVMQQDEAHDSHDAHQVGETYTSPGRDLPGGRSASTRYAASTQRQTEDYAYDMEEHEGMEMRLPRSAADKRPTSVYGYGAYANESNYASYSDFDESDHLSEEWDNEQRANILMHNRLNPRYTFDAFIVGNSNRLAHAASLAVAEAPGESYNPLFLYGGVGLGKTHLLHAIGHQGVQTGLAVLYVSSEQFTNEIINAIRYRTTEEFRAKYRSVDILLVDDIQFIAGKESTEEEFFHTFNSLYEMSKQIVICSDRPPKAIVSLEERLRSRFEWGLIADIQPPDLETRMAILRVKADLLRYRVPDDIIAYIAGRVQTNIRELEGCLNRLMAYQQLHQTELTMDMARAAMSSLVQDSREVRLTSKQIAQAVAEYYHITLEDMCGKQRDKHIVMPRQVAMYLIRQETQASLLEIGQLFGGRDHSTVLHACEKIERALNIHPTLRREIVAIREQLMRE, encoded by the coding sequence ATGAATGCAGCGGCTATCTGGCAGGCAACGCTTGACCGGCTCGAAACGACACCAATTGATACTGTATGTAAGACCTGGCTTCAGTCTGCTTATCTGATGAATAATGCGACCATAGGTGCGGATGATATCGATGCTGCCTTTCTGCCTGCCCAGGATGAAGTGCTGTATTTCACGCTCGCGGTGCCGGGCACACTGGCACGCGACATGATTATAACGCGCTGGCGGCGTACTGTTGAAGATATACTGGCCGATGTTACCGGCCAGCCGGTCGTAATCGCGGTTATGCAGCAGGACGAGGCTCATGATTCCCATGATGCTCACCAGGTGGGTGAAACTTATACGTCTCCTGGGCGTGACTTGCCGGGCGGCAGGAGCGCAAGTACTCGCTATGCGGCCTCCACGCAGCGCCAGACGGAGGATTACGCCTATGACATGGAGGAACACGAGGGAATGGAAATGCGTCTTCCACGCTCTGCCGCCGATAAGCGCCCCACTTCCGTCTATGGATATGGCGCCTATGCCAACGAGAGCAATTACGCCAGTTACTCCGATTTTGACGAGAGCGATCACCTCAGCGAGGAATGGGATAATGAGCAGCGCGCCAATATCTTGATGCACAACCGCCTCAATCCCCGCTATACCTTCGATGCCTTTATTGTCGGTAATAGCAACCGGCTGGCGCATGCCGCTTCCCTTGCCGTCGCGGAGGCGCCCGGCGAATCATATAACCCGCTCTTCCTCTATGGGGGTGTGGGGCTTGGAAAGACGCACCTGCTGCACGCCATCGGCCACCAGGGCGTACAGACCGGGCTGGCCGTACTCTATGTCTCATCCGAACAATTCACTAATGAAATCATCAATGCCATTCGCTATCGCACCACGGAGGAGTTTCGCGCCAAGTATCGCTCCGTCGATATCCTGCTCGTCGATGACATTCAATTTATCGCCGGCAAAGAGTCCACGGAGGAAGAATTCTTTCATACTTTCAACAGCCTGTACGAGATGAGCAAGCAGATCGTGATCTGTAGCGACCGCCCGCCAAAGGCGATTGTGAGCCTGGAAGAGCGCCTGCGCTCGCGTTTCGAATGGGGATTGATAGCCGATATCCAGCCGCCCGACCTTGAAACACGCATGGCCATCCTGCGTGTCAAAGCCGATCTCTTGCGCTATCGCGTGCCGGACGATATCATTGCGTATATCGCCGGGCGCGTACAAACAAACATCCGCGAACTCGAAGGCTGCCTGAATCGCCTGATGGCGTACCAGCAGCTGCATCAGACCGAACTAACCATGGATATGGCGCGCGCTGCCATGTCATCGCTCGTGCAGGACAGCAGGGAGGTGCGCCTGACCAGCAAGCAGATTGCCCAGGCCGTCGCCGAGTACTATCATATTACGCTGGAAGACATGTGCGGCAAACAACGCGACAAGCACATCGTGATGCCACGCCAGGTCGCCATGTACCTGATACGCCAGGAGACACAGGCATCCTTGCTGGAAATCGGACAACTGTTCGGCGGGCGCGATCACAGCACAGTTCTGCATGCCTGTGAAAAGATCGAGCGCGCTTTGAACATTCATCCCACGCTGCGGCGCGAAATCGTAGCCATTCGCGAACAACTCATGCGCGAATGA
- a CDS encoding HAD-IIA family hydrolase produces MLPYTTYLIDLDGVIYRGNELLPGAKAFVQWLEANHHKYLFLTNNSFATSTQILAKLAQLGIATDNAHLLTAGQAAVQYIARRFPHGTVYVVGEPALMQLVEAQGLVVASLDAQKADAILVGLDRGFDYTKMTHAANAVRAGALFVTINRDPVLPIAGGFIPGCGALAAAIEVSSGITPEVVGKPEPRLLLEAMHALGSRADETVMIGDTLSVDIQAGHNAQTHTILVLSGSSSRKDLEKSSLKPDHVYEDLADMLQKEEKL; encoded by the coding sequence ATGCTACCATATACTACCTACCTGATCGACCTGGACGGGGTCATCTATCGCGGCAACGAACTGCTGCCGGGGGCGAAAGCATTCGTCCAGTGGCTCGAAGCCAATCACCACAAATACCTCTTTCTGACCAATAACTCCTTTGCGACTAGCACGCAGATACTGGCAAAACTCGCGCAGCTGGGCATCGCCACCGATAACGCGCACCTGCTGACTGCGGGCCAGGCGGCGGTACAGTATATCGCGCGCCGTTTTCCCCATGGCACCGTCTATGTCGTCGGCGAGCCTGCCCTGATGCAACTGGTAGAAGCGCAGGGCCTGGTAGTAGCCAGCCTGGACGCGCAGAAGGCAGATGCGATCCTGGTGGGACTCGACCGTGGCTTCGACTACACAAAGATGACGCACGCGGCTAATGCCGTTCGCGCAGGCGCGCTCTTTGTCACCATCAATCGCGACCCCGTGCTGCCCATTGCCGGCGGCTTCATCCCCGGCTGCGGCGCCCTGGCAGCTGCTATCGAGGTCAGCAGCGGCATAACGCCTGAAGTTGTAGGCAAACCGGAACCACGCTTGCTCCTGGAGGCCATGCACGCGCTAGGAAGCCGGGCAGATGAAACCGTCATGATCGGCGATACGCTCTCAGTTGATATTCAGGCCGGGCATAACGCCCAGACGCATACAATCCTCGTCCTATCGGGCAGCAGTTCGCGCAAAGACCTGGAGAAGTCTTCGCTGAAGCCAGATCATGTATACGAAGACCTGGCCGATATGCTGCAAAAAGAGGAGAAGCTATGA